The Neodiprion fabricii isolate iyNeoFabr1 chromosome 4, iyNeoFabr1.1, whole genome shotgun sequence genome window below encodes:
- the LOC124180056 gene encoding putative fatty acyl-CoA reductase CG5065, protein MTEANMDDIPDRIAETFKGRDIFITGGTGFLGKVMLERFLRCIPEIGTIHLLIRPKKGKDPKLRLDEIFNGPLFEKVKEQRGLPALHKSVSIISGDVSMPGLGLSAEDRKLLCEKISIVYHGAATVRFDEMLKRAVLLNTRGTKLMLDLAKEMKKLVLFAHISTAYCHLEEKLLGEKPYPPPADPHKVIKCVEWMEDDVVEAMTDKILGDLPNTYAFTKALSEGLVEEAMPHIPAVILRPSIIIPVWRNPLPGWTDNINGPTGLLIGAGKGVIRTMYCNQNGYADYLPVDVAVNAIFVTTWNYLSNNDRGKNVYNLTSSTEFKVSWAEIIERGRRITEKVPLNGVVWYPGGSMKSSRLMHNICVFFFHMLPAYFIDTIIFLAGHKPIMCRVQRRIQKGFEVFEYYANNQWDFDNANIREVRETLNPKEQKLYVLNGDDMDIDAYFEDCIRAARIYILKEYPETLPAARRHMKVMYWVDVITKVLFCLLIIYTLASWNDSFRAMLVGGWALIAGVLSL, encoded by the exons atgaCAGAAGCAAACATGGACGATATTCCCGATAGGATCGCCGAAACCTTCAAGGGACGAGACATTTTCATCACCGGTGGTACCGGATTCCTAGGAAAAGTGATGCTCGAAAGATTCCTTCGTTGCATACCGGAAATTGGAACGATCCACTTGCTGATCAGGCCGAAGAAGGGGAAGGACCCGAAACTTCGACTGGACGAAATATTCAATGGACCG CTTTTCGAAAAAGTTAAAGAACAGAGGGGACTGCCAGCTCTTCACAAATCGGTCTCTATCATCAGCGGGGACGTCTCTATGCCTGGACTCGGCTTGTCAGCGGAAGACAGAAAACTGTTGTGCGAAAAAATTAGCATCGTCTATCACGGAGCCGCTACTGTCAG ATTCGACGAGATGTTGAAGAGGGCCGTTCTGCTGAATACACGTGGTACAAAACTAATGCTAGATCTTGCCAAAGAAATGAAGAAGTTAGTTCTCTTCGCTCATATTAGCACGGCGTATTGTCATCTCGAGGAAAAG CTTCTAGGGGAAAAACCATACCCACCGCCAGCGGATCCGCATAAGGTGATAAAGTGCGTGGAATGGATGGAGGACGATGTGGTAGAGGCGATGACGGACAAGATCCTGGGGGATCTGCCCAACACATACGCGTTCACGAAGGCACTTTCCGAGGGTTTGGTCGAAGAAGCGATGCCTCATATCCCCGCCGTTATTCTTCG TCCCAGCATAATAATTCCGGTGTGGAGAAACCCGCTCCCTGGATGGACAGACAATATAAATGGACCAACGGGTCTCCTGATCGGGGCTGGGAAGGGAGTCATCAGGACAATGTACTGCAATCAGAATGGGTACGCCGACTACCTCCCTGTAGACGTTGCAGTAAACGCGATATTCGTTACCACGTGGAATTATCTGTCCAACAACGATCGTGGGAAAAACGTATACAATCTCACAAGCAGCACCGAGTTCAAG GTGTCGTGGGCAGAAATTATCGAACGTGGTCGTCGCATAACGGAAAAAGTACCTTTGAACGGAGTGGTTTGGTACCCAGGAGGAAGTATGAAGAGCTCGCGCTTGATGCATAACATCTGTGTATTCTTCTTCCACATGCTTCCAGCTTACTTTATTGACACTATAATATTCCTCGCGGGACACAAGCCAAT CATGTGCAGAGTGCAGCGAAGAATTCAAAAAGGATTCGAGGTGTTCGAGTACTACGCCAATAATCAGTGGGACTTTGACAACGCGAACATAAGGGAAGTCAGAGAGACGCTCAATCCTAAAGAGCAGAAATTGTATGTGCTTAACGGTGACGATATGGACATTGATGCCTATTTCGAAGACTGCATTAGGGCGGCAAGGATTTATATTCTTAAAGAGTATCCGGAGACTCTACCTGCAGCTCGCAGGCACATGAAAGT TATGTACTGGGTCGACGTTATCACGAAAGTCCTGTTCTGTTTGCTGATTATCTACACGTTGGCATCGTGGAATGACAGTTTTCGAGCTATGTTAGTAGGTGGATGGGCCCTGATAGCCGGAGTTTTATCCTTATAG